One part of the Vanessa tameamea isolate UH-Manoa-2023 chromosome 8, ilVanTame1 primary haplotype, whole genome shotgun sequence genome encodes these proteins:
- the LOC113400099 gene encoding A-kinase anchor protein 10, mitochondrial, translating into MIKFWKSAAKGKSGCPVRPPEPISTQNIEVVPLDTEIDNYIDDNSNIFEKKSKLSINLHDILIEKTAINYFIMYMEGINKQYLIKCWLELENFKLILQNNDTDHVKSQHSKISHTKSLDDHSNDNELEKSCDKFMSQKLNWKTSVTSLRKTKGECSTSSCGDLTQHLDYYELFMHENCSDITETAISLFKKYVALEAPYQLDLTDNIRKLVISNICQPEGLITEECFKPVLDTLYHQIDKNYFTSFQNSPFYIKSQIDILTSGCITLQDILYNEAILFYFTEFLEQESCSNLLEFLISIMHFRDNLVNSNQLNLEPAQGDAIVLYDKYFSLQATNPIGFSTDIRLKVESDICSEVGLKGTCFDIPYKIVYQTLSKHVKTFLGSELYYTYLSEMIKSVDQLWSPNCKSHSDCSSEFSISTRNTLLAMGDPLFRKKRNHSVPDMSIDSNQLYNADALWQRKKHDGLSLGRINSLGRFESKFEPDPDKRDKSVLKKMVSRFVPANTSKVEEEMAWQIAHMIVKDVTDLTMAPPDNDNDHV; encoded by the exons atgataaagttTTGGAAAAGCGCAG CAAAAGGTAAATCTGGCTGCCCAGTGCGACCTCCAGAACCGATTTCTACCCAAAACATCGAAGTTGTGCCACTGGATACAGAAATCGACAATTATATcgatg ataactcaaatatttttgaaaaaaaatccaagttatcaataaatttacatGACATACTTATTGAAAAAACAgcaattaactattttattatgtatatggaaggtataaacaaacaatatctCATTAAATGTTGGTTAGAACtagaaaattttaagttaatattacaaaataatgatacAGACCATGTAAAAAGTCAGCATTCCAAGATAAGTCACACTAAAAGTTTGGATGATCACTCGAATGACAATGAGCTTGAAAAGAGTTGTGATAAATTTATGTCACAAAAATTGAATTGGAAAACAAGTGTGACCAGTTTGAGAAAAACCAAAGGCGAATGTTCCACAAGTTCCTGTGGAGATTTAACTCAACATTTAGATTATTATGAACTTTTCATGCATGAGAATTGTTCAGATATCACCGAAACAGCTATTAGCTTGTTCAAAAAATATGTGGCTTTAGAAGCCCCTTATCAACTAGATTTAACAGACAACATAAGAAAATTAGTTATTTCGAATATATGTCAGCCCGAAGGTCTAATAACAGAAGAATGTTTTAAGCCTGTGCTGGATACATTATACCACCAAATTgacaaaaactattttacttCTTTCCAAAACAGCCCTTTTTATATTAAGTCTCAGATAGATATCTTAACAAGTGGATGTATTACTCTTCAAGATATTCTCTACAATGAGGCAATACTCTTTTACTTTACAGAATTTCTAGAACAAGAATCATGCAGCAACTTGCtcgaatttttaatatctattatgCATTTTCGAGACAACCTTGTCAATAGTAATCAGTTGAATCTTGAACCAGCTCAAGGTGACGCTATAGTGCTTTATGACAAATACTTCTCACTTCAAGCAACTAATCCTATTGGGTTTTCGACTGACATTCGTTTAAAAGTTGAAAGTGATATTTGTAGTGAAGTGGGTCTAAAAGGCACTTGTTTTGACATACCttacaaaattgtatatcaAACGCTCAGTAAACATGTGAAAACTTTCTTAGGATCTGAACTATATTACACTTACCTATCAGAAATGATAAAATCAGTTGATCAGTTATGGTCTCCTAACTGTAAATCACACTCTGATTGCAGCAGTGAATTTAGCATAAGCACCCGAAATACTCTCTTAGCAATGGGTGATCCtctatttagaaaaaaacgaaACCATTCTGTACCTGATATGTCTATAGATTCTAATCAACTTTACAATGCTGATGCATTATGGCAGAGAAAAAAGCACGATGGTCTGAGTCTTGGTCGAATTAATAGTTTGGGAAGGTTTGAATCTAAATTTGAACCTGATCCAGACAAAAGAGATAAATCAGttctaaaaaaaatggttagtAGGTTTGTACCAGCTAATACATCAAAAGTTGAAGAGGAAATGGCTTGGCAAATTGCTCATATGATTGTAAAAGATGTCACAGATTTAACTATGGCTCCACCGGATAATGATAATGATCATGTATAA
- the LOC113400105 gene encoding malectin-A, with product MCRILIISFLINLFLLEKATGLGEIIYAINAGGPAHTDIYGIHYEKDPLQGRVGTASDYGKQLVMIGRVNSKDEILYQTERYHHSTFGYDIPASKDGDYVLVLKFSEVYFNTPNMKVFDVVLNGDHTIVADLDIFNKVGRGVAHDEYVPYSIKNGKLYYNDEESDIRGGKIKVEFIKGYRDNPKINALYVMRGTIDEVPKLPPIVWPETETEEPREEVEEKSTKSRRASGPKQPDPYSMEDNSVLIPVFITIGAFIPLLFCLCKL from the coding sequence ATGTGTcggatattaataatttcttttctaataaatttattcttattagaAAAGGCTACTGGCTTAGGAGAAATCATATATGCCATAAATGCAGGTGGTCCAGCCCATACCGACATATATGGCATTCATTACGAAAAGGATCCGTTGCAAGGAAGAGTAGGTACGGCGTCTGATTACGGGAAACAACTTGTTATGATAGGGAGAGTCAATTCAaaagatgaaatattatatcagaCAGAGAGATACCATCACAGCACGTTCGGTTACGACATTCCGGCCAGTAAAGACGGAGACTACGTGCTTGTGCTCAAGTTTAGTGAAGTATACTTTAACACGCCGAATATGAAAGTATTCGACGTTGTTCTGAATGGAGACCACACAATAGTAGCAGATttagatattttcaataaagttGGGCGTGGAGTAGCACATGATGAATATGTAccatattctataaaaaatggaaaattatattataatgatgaaGAGTCAGATATACGAGgaggtaaaattaaagttgaatttattaaagGCTATAGAGATAACCCGAAGATTAATGCTTTGTATGTCATGAGGGGAACAATTGATGAAGTGCCCAAGCTACCTCCAATAGTATGGCCTGAGACTGAAACGGAGGAACCTAGGGAAGAAGTAGAAGAGAAATCTACTAAGTCCCGTCGTGCAAGTGGTCCTAAGCAACCTGATCCTTACTCAATGGAAGACAACTCTGTGTTGATAcctgtttttattacaatcggTGCTTTTAtaccattattattttgtctcTGCAAACTATAA
- the LOC113400106 gene encoding uncharacterized protein LOC113400106: protein MFTLYLLSPLFWVCVYSSIFDQRQTGDLNVQVDLKDVRIFALMKGDKEEYVDYDYAYDYSELTIKPQNRTTPKPFNGTSLSTEQTLAINDSAIGSTLLEENTTASEDFFTVTTSPTDFKTTITHSESTSNPNSEIVMNKPSTNTTIKNCKRGFILNQRGDCKFKLNSTGNALMKLVKLSQKLKLRRENKSSDTP, encoded by the exons ATGTTTACTTTGTACCTTCTTTCTCCACTCTTTTGGGTTTGTGTGTATTCTTCAATCTTTGATCAGCGACAAACGGGTGATTTAAATGTACAGGTTGACCTTAAGGATGTACGAATATTTGCACTTATGAAAGGAGACAAAGAAGAATATGTG GACTATGATTATGCGTATGATTACTCAGAATTAACAATAAAACCTCAAAACCGAACAACGCCGAAACCGTTTAACGGTACGAGTCTATCTACAGAACAAACGCTTGCGATAAATGATTCAGCGATTGGTTCAACTTTGTTAGAAGAAAATACAACGGCGTCTGAGGATTTTTTTACCGTCACAACAAGTCCCACAGATTTTAAAACAACTATTACTCATTCCGAAAGTACAAGTAATCCTAATTCAGAGATCGTAATGAATAAACCGTCTACTAacacaacaattaaaaattgcaaaagAGGCTTTATACTAAATCAACGAGGCGACTGCAAATTTAAACTTAACAGTACAGGAAATGC GTTAATGAAGTTGGTAAAATTgtctcaaaaattaaaattaagaagagAAAATAAAAGTAGTGACACTccctaa